One region of Thermococcus sp. MAR1 genomic DNA includes:
- a CDS encoding adenosylcobalamin-dependent ribonucleoside-diphosphate reductase yields MPVEKVMKRDGRIVPFDKERIKWAIQRAMLEVGVRDEKLLNKVVRRVVRRVNELYDGQTPHIENIQDIVELELMRAGLFDVAKAYILYRKKKAEIREEKKKILNKDKLDEIDKRFSINALRVLASRYLIKNEKGEIVESPRELFERVAVLSVIPDLLYDERVFDKNGNHEQDLGRIEEYLKALDEYDGKLSIGRFKLNKYHFERLLNLYRELAEKGQMKVSIDDVIKMLENGAFDRYEDEVEEYLRLMTGQIFMPNTPALINSGRPLGMLSACFVVPIEDDMESIMKAAHDVAMIQKMGGGCIDGNAKILFENEGEEHLTTMAEMYELYKHLGEFYDPEYNRWGIKVEKVPIYVKSFDPATRRVTKGKVKVLWKYELGEEVTKYEIQTNKGTKILTSPWHPFFVITPDFNVIEKRADELKEGDILVGGMSQEENYEFLFDYWLAGFIAGDGSFDKYHSHVKGHEYIYDRLRIYDYRVETFDIINNYLEKTFGKRYSIQRDRNIYYIDIKAKEITSHYLKLLGDIENGIPQEILKRGSDAVLSFIAGLFDAEGHVNSKPGIELGMVNKSLIDDITHYLNSLGIKARMRTKPRKDGVDYVVHVEEYSSLLRFHELIGKNLQNAEKRRKLEELLSEHKGGTFGLPLSFEAFKQWASKYGVEFKTNGSQTLAIIENEKISLGQWHTRGRVSKAVLVKMLRKLHDVTGSEEVKEMLHLIEGLEVVKEISTTNEPKTFYDLTVENYQNYLAGENGMVFVHNTGLNFSKLRPEGDFVGSTAGAASGPVSFMHLIDAVSDVIKQGGVRRGANMGILEVWHPDIEKFIHAKEKNVGTNVLSNFNISVGIWADFWEALREGKRYPLVNPRTGERAKEIDPKSLFEELAFMAWAKADPGVVFFDVINKRNVLEPAKGEKIRATNPCGEEPLYDYESCNLASINLAKFVKYDENGEPYFDWNEYAHVIQKVAKYLDNAIDVNKFPLPEIDRNTKLTRRIGVGMMGLADALFKLGIAYNSKEGYDFMRKATEYLTFYAYKYSVEAAKKRGPFPLYEKSRYKDGELPVEGFYHREIWNLPWDELAEEIKKFGVRNGMVTTCPPTGSVSMIADTSSGIEPIFALVYKKSVTVGEFYYVDPVFEAELKKRGLYSDEILKKISDNYGSVQGLEEISEEVQRVFVTSMDIHWLDHILAQANIQLWLTDSASKTINMPNDATVEDVKAAYLLAYKLGCKGITVYRDGSLSVQVYSVEGEKKQRVKAKPSDYAVEKLKAVVEAEPWLSKFINVEAILNGTNGKEKTESAGITFSISRPVAAKPRHEHPHHSEKPDVPEEKIKELLGVAYCPVCYEQDGELVELKMESGCATCPRCGWSKCVIS; encoded by the coding sequence GGCCTACATACTCTACCGCAAGAAGAAGGCCGAGATAAGGGAGGAAAAGAAGAAAATCCTCAACAAGGACAAGCTGGATGAGATAGACAAGCGCTTCTCAATCAACGCTCTCCGTGTCTTAGCTTCCCGCTACCTGATAAAGAACGAGAAGGGGGAGATAGTTGAGAGCCCCCGGGAGCTCTTCGAGCGCGTCGCGGTTCTCTCAGTCATCCCAGACCTGCTCTACGACGAGCGCGTTTTTGACAAAAACGGAAACCACGAGCAGGACTTGGGCAGGATAGAGGAATACCTGAAAGCCCTCGATGAGTACGACGGAAAGCTCTCCATTGGAAGGTTCAAGCTCAACAAGTACCACTTCGAGAGGCTCCTCAACCTCTACCGCGAGCTTGCCGAGAAGGGCCAGATGAAGGTTTCAATCGACGATGTAATAAAAATGCTCGAGAACGGCGCATTCGACCGCTACGAGGACGAAGTGGAGGAGTACCTCAGGCTGATGACGGGCCAGATATTCATGCCCAACACTCCAGCGCTGATCAACTCCGGCAGGCCCCTCGGAATGCTCTCAGCATGCTTTGTCGTGCCAATAGAGGATGACATGGAGAGCATCATGAAGGCAGCGCATGATGTGGCCATGATACAGAAGATGGGCGGGGGATGCATAGACGGGAACGCCAAGATACTGTTCGAGAACGAAGGTGAAGAGCACCTCACCACAATGGCCGAGATGTACGAACTCTATAAACACCTCGGCGAGTTCTACGACCCGGAATACAATCGCTGGGGAATAAAGGTTGAAAAGGTCCCAATATACGTAAAATCCTTCGATCCAGCAACGAGGAGAGTCACCAAAGGAAAGGTCAAAGTCCTCTGGAAGTACGAGCTTGGTGAGGAGGTGACCAAGTACGAGATACAGACCAACAAAGGCACGAAGATTCTCACATCACCGTGGCACCCGTTCTTTGTCATCACACCGGATTTTAATGTAATCGAAAAGAGAGCGGACGAGCTTAAGGAAGGGGATATCCTAGTGGGGGGAATGTCCCAGGAAGAGAACTATGAGTTCCTCTTTGACTACTGGCTCGCTGGTTTCATAGCAGGCGATGGAAGCTTCGACAAATACCATTCGCACGTCAAGGGGCACGAGTACATCTACGACAGGCTGAGGATATACGACTACCGGGTCGAGACCTTTGACATAATAAACAACTACCTCGAAAAAACCTTTGGAAAGAGGTACAGCATTCAGAGGGACAGGAACATTTATTACATCGACATAAAGGCAAAGGAAATAACCTCCCACTACCTGAAACTTCTGGGAGACATCGAGAACGGAATCCCCCAGGAGATACTCAAACGCGGTTCCGATGCAGTTCTATCGTTCATAGCAGGCCTCTTTGATGCCGAAGGACACGTAAACAGCAAACCGGGCATTGAACTCGGCATGGTAAACAAAAGTCTAATAGACGACATCACACACTACCTGAATTCCCTTGGAATAAAAGCGAGAATGCGGACGAAACCGAGGAAGGATGGCGTTGATTACGTGGTTCACGTTGAAGAGTACTCGTCGCTCCTCAGGTTCCACGAGCTTATAGGAAAGAACCTCCAGAACGCCGAGAAGAGAAGGAAACTTGAAGAGCTCCTAAGCGAACATAAGGGAGGGACCTTTGGCCTTCCGCTCAGCTTTGAGGCGTTTAAGCAATGGGCTTCGAAGTACGGCGTGGAGTTCAAGACGAACGGAAGCCAAACACTGGCCATCATAGAGAACGAGAAGATATCCCTTGGGCAGTGGCACACCCGGGGAAGGGTTTCAAAGGCCGTTCTCGTGAAGATGCTTAGAAAGCTCCACGACGTGACCGGTAGTGAGGAAGTCAAGGAGATGCTCCACCTCATTGAGGGTCTCGAAGTCGTCAAGGAGATAAGCACGACCAACGAGCCAAAGACATTCTACGACCTCACCGTGGAGAACTACCAGAACTACCTCGCCGGCGAGAATGGAATGGTCTTCGTCCACAACACAGGTTTGAACTTCTCAAAGCTCCGCCCCGAGGGCGACTTTGTCGGCTCAACTGCAGGGGCAGCGAGCGGGCCCGTCAGCTTCATGCACCTCATAGACGCAGTCAGCGACGTCATCAAGCAGGGCGGCGTTAGAAGGGGCGCGAACATGGGCATCCTTGAGGTCTGGCACCCGGACATAGAGAAGTTCATCCACGCCAAGGAAAAGAACGTCGGGACCAATGTTCTGAGCAACTTCAACATAAGCGTGGGAATATGGGCCGACTTCTGGGAGGCGCTGAGAGAGGGCAAGCGATACCCGCTCGTCAACCCGAGGACGGGCGAGAGGGCAAAGGAAATCGACCCCAAGAGCCTCTTTGAAGAACTCGCCTTCATGGCCTGGGCGAAGGCCGATCCCGGTGTCGTGTTCTTCGACGTCATCAACAAAAGAAACGTTCTAGAGCCCGCAAAGGGCGAGAAAATCCGCGCGACCAACCCATGCGGGGAAGAACCGCTCTACGACTACGAATCATGCAATCTGGCCTCGATTAACCTTGCAAAGTTCGTGAAGTACGACGAGAACGGAGAGCCCTACTTTGACTGGAACGAGTACGCCCATGTCATTCAAAAGGTCGCCAAGTACCTTGACAACGCCATCGATGTGAACAAGTTCCCGCTCCCCGAGATAGACAGGAACACCAAGCTGACGAGAAGGATAGGCGTCGGCATGATGGGCCTTGCCGATGCCCTCTTCAAGCTGGGCATAGCCTACAACAGCAAAGAGGGCTACGACTTCATGAGGAAGGCGACCGAATACCTCACCTTCTACGCCTACAAATACTCGGTTGAAGCCGCGAAGAAGCGCGGGCCCTTCCCGCTCTACGAGAAGAGCAGATACAAGGACGGCGAACTGCCGGTTGAGGGCTTCTACCACCGCGAGATATGGAACCTCCCCTGGGACGAGCTGGCCGAAGAGATTAAGAAGTTTGGAGTTAGAAACGGAATGGTCACCACGTGCCCGCCGACCGGCTCGGTTTCGATGATAGCCGACACCTCCAGCGGAATCGAGCCCATATTCGCTTTGGTTTACAAGAAGAGCGTTACAGTTGGAGAGTTCTACTACGTTGACCCGGTCTTCGAGGCGGAGCTGAAGAAGAGGGGATTGTACAGCGACGAGATACTGAAGAAGATAAGCGACAACTACGGCTCGGTTCAGGGCCTGGAGGAGATTTCGGAGGAGGTGCAGCGCGTTTTCGTCACCTCGATGGACATCCACTGGCTCGACCACATCCTGGCCCAGGCGAACATCCAGCTCTGGCTGACAGACTCAGCAAGCAAGACCATCAACATGCCGAACGACGCCACCGTCGAGGACGTTAAAGCTGCCTATCTCCTCGCCTACAAGCTCGGCTGCAAGGGAATAACCGTCTACCGCGACGGCTCGCTCTCGGTGCAGGTCTACAGCGTTGAGGGCGAGAAGAAGCAGCGCGTCAAGGCCAAGCCGAGCGATTATGCGGTGGAGAAGCTTAAAGCCGTCGTTGAAGCCGAGCCCTGGCTCTCGAAGTTCATCAACGTTGAAGCGATACTCAACGGCACCAACGGGAAGGAGAAAACCGAGAGCGCAGGCATAACCTTCTCGATAAGCAGACCCGTTGCGGCAAAACCGAGGCACGAGCACCCCCACCACTCCGAGAAGCCGGACGTGCCTGAGGAAAAGATAAAGGAGCTCCTCGGCGTTGCCTACTGTCCGGTCTGCTACGAGCAGGATGGGGAACTCGTTGAGCTGAAGATGGAAAGCGGCTGTGCAACGTGCCCGCGCTGCGGCTGGAGCAAGTGTGTCATCAGCTGA